ggtttttttactgacttgtcagcaccccagtgctgagcgtgccagcacactttagtagtgtgtcctaacttcccacaaaagtcacactggacttttcgctggggattccatctctgctgagtaccttggtactgagttctcagaggaatgttatttttcttaggaacctttagttggttctggatggttgtgacgtccttcctcagtttctttgaaactgtctggacttcagacacatactcatgcatgatcttcatattatcatgcagagtcgagttgtcctgaagaaggtatctgaggtcactcagtttgacctcttccacttcgtcacagcgcctgctgagtgctctaacctttttattacacttcttaacaagtgtatatagatcactcagggcattaaccatatcgtttctgagctggggaagagaaattacctcatttgattgctcttcatcatctgatgcgatggataggtcagcatgctcagagacgcatggctcagcaagttcgtcagccataaagcatatcttcgctgactcggtggcctcagtttctgttgatgaagattcatcactgtcactccaagtagccaccattgccttcttcccactcttcttgtctttcctcagcgtggggcagtttgacttaatatggccagcttgatggcactcaaagcatgtaatgggctttgagctgtcctttctgtatttgctgtcgcttgagtcagccttatacttatcaaactttttgtaaggctttttagaatatttgtcgttcttcctgaacagcctcttcatctttcttgtgaacatggccatctcctcatcatcagttgaactcctgtcagtggagtcagccttcatgacaagtgacttctgctttttgtcatcagatttttccttcacctcaaagtttttcatggatatctcatgggtcagcaatgaaccgatgagttcgtcatatttgtaggtggttaaatcatgagcttcctcaactgctgtcttctttgcttgccagtcttttggaagactcctgagtatctttttgacttgttcttcctcagtgaagattttcccaagtctcttgagctcattaatgatgttggtgaaccttgcgttcatgtctgaaatgccctcatcattgttcatctcgaacagctcgtacagtctcatctgctgattcaccttggattcttttactttgtttgttccctcgtaggtgacttccagcttcttccagatctcctgtgccgactcacaacctgagattttgttatattctgcagcatcgagcgcacagtgaagcatattgatagccgaagcatggttttgaagcttcttaagatcatcctctgtccatttggcctcagcttttataactgtttggccagccacaacctcaacaggtacaaacggcccttggactatagatagccaggcactcatgtttgtagcctgaatgaagtttttcatcctattcttccagaaggtatagtttgacccgaagaataggggaggcctagtaatggacagcccctcaggcagtatttgagttgtttggtttacagggagaaaccgagtgctgttttcgcccatggtagggatcaactcaaggttgttagaccttttaaagtgagcttttaggctctgataccacttgttggtcccttgtttagttgcaagtatagttccaagggggggttaggaactgtttaaacttttttcgcaatttaggcagacttctttctctaaagaaaaaggtttgaacagtggcgctgagtaaacagcaagatactggcttagtcaacaggtgactaggtcagttcctcagcttgagtcaggagataacgcttggagtctattcctgaactcagacgttcaacgcgcacaactcaacttgacctctttacttggtcagttttgattatttaaagcaagcaatataaattaggagttaaggtttagaaatacttcactcagcagatttatccaggttcggcttcttctaagcctacgtcctgtccccggaacactttcgagatttcgaatcctctactgagctctttaaaggtagagcctcaaaccttttacaatatcagcaattgagtatgacaagagtaccttcctctatacttctactcaatcctaatctctccgctgagtacttaaaaccgagtactcagcctctcctttctatttctagaaatgataagtgtttttgtcctaatagaaagatgtgctaagacactttagacgatttacaatcactctagacttttacacaaatatgaaaatgtagtgtaagaaatttgctttgcttcttgcttgcagaacttgtagagatttggtcagcgtaatggcttgatcaagttctgtgtattgtgaagcttgtgatggcactatttatagagacgtctggtcattcggtcattttgaatttcgaaataaccattggagggaaacggctatatgtcgttgtcatcctgacttgcacagagctctcggccaatcataatcgtgtatcttctgtcctcggtcagcacagcagatggtctctccttttatggtaaagtcaactggacagcatactgtgtcatctgaactttgccaaaagaggaaacactttgtctggaagttttcctttgccagctgctgtcttgtacgctttgtcgagactactcagcagcttcatcttgaagttgttcccgaaggtcttctagatccttccgattgctgagttgcgttttgaacaaaaacggcagcgtcttgacatacgcgggccgagtgtactgagttgtttgacttgggccttggtttccgtattgggcttgggccttccaatccttatgacttataacatttatactcaacattgaacaaacacattagtagaataaatcaaagcatttaaacttagtgtgtttaggatatgtgttataatttatatttaaacaattttgtcaaatcaaaattatgtggaaaggtatttcaacaacAGGGTCTGGCTTGGGTTTTTTCACCCGGTCATTCAAATGTCTCCTTTGAAGTGGATGCTAAGGCGGTTGGTGATAGTGTAAACTCCGATAAATGTGATCTAATGGAATTTGGTGTTGTTATTCAGGAGTGCCGTGAATTATTATCTCAATGTCAAGATTACAAAGTGACATATGTTCCTAGATTAGCGAATGGAGCTGCTCATGTTATGGCAAGACATGCTCTTTCCAATGCTAACTATTTTTCTTCTACTGTTCCTCATTGGCTCGTTAGCAGCTTATGTAAGGATTCTGATCttgattattaatttttttttgtttttcttcaaaaaaaaaaaaaaaaaaagaaggcaTTCATAATATAAGAAAAAAGCCTTGGTCAATTACCAAGGAGAGATTCTATACTCATTGACGATTTTTGAAGAAATATAAAACCAAAGGATCGTTCCTCACTGGGATGACTAGTCTAGTAAGGTAAAAGAAAGGGCCTCGAAAGATGTCACATCCTCTTAAGGCCATCTCCAACCCATTACGCTGtttttatcttaattttctATCTTCCAAACATCAAATCTTATTTTTCCTCTAACATACCACACCATTTATTACACAAAAAAATATTCTCTACTTTATTCCACTCTACATAACACTTTTactaatattttattctttttaaacaaacaaataaatatatttatatattattaaaattttggtTTCCACCAATTTGGTGGAAACCAAAATCAACCAAATTTGGtttatttctaatctctagacTATTTGGGTGTAGAGATTTGGTGGTGGTTGGAGCCAACCATCACCAAAATAGCATTTCAACCTCATTTGGTGAGGGTTGGAGGTGCTCTAAGAGGATTGATCTTAACTAACTACTATTAATTCCCTAGAGATAGAAAGACATTTGCACAACTACTTCACCACCAATGTGACCATAACTCCATTGCCCTAACACTATAGGGGAAAAtcgagatatatatatatattgaggcATGGTCAATGTGACTAATTTAATCAGAGTGAGTCTTCTCCTCGAAACACAACCATTAGACTAGCTTTGTGACTATTAATATTATACAGTATAGTACAAATtagatattttaaatattatttagtagtaattttttacttttgttttgtatttcaataaaatttaaaaatttaaaatatattaaattttatttttttaaaattttaaatatacataaaataaaatttaaaagtgTAGTAAATTATATaacttaaatataattataaaatagaaaaaagtacaaaaataaaccttatggttaCAGTCCCCATAGTTTAAAAGATCGCAAATAGGGGTTCTATGATTCGTGGAGTTTACAAACTCAGTCATTCTGTCAAAAATTATTATCATGACTATTTACCCCAAAATGGAACAATTTCGAGCAATTAAAAAGACTGACTTTGCAAATTACTCAAAATACGAGGTCTGAGTTTGCAAATTAATTAAACCACAAATATTgtttgattgaaaaattaattcACATATCCTATATCTGCAACTTTCACAAAGCACAAAACTcatgtttataaacttttaaaccatagataatgtctttacaaatcggccaaaccacatgatttatttttatacatttccctataaaatatatactCTACTATTTTATTACATtacatattaataataataatagctatagtttaaaaaatatatatttatatttttaaattatcatATTGAATAAACAATTTGATATTCCAAAACATCATgaattgatattaaaaaaattacttaatTCTTAATAAGCGATAAGAAAATAACTACCGTTATTAAAAGCTAGGGAGTAATATTACTAATATTTCACTTATGTTATAATATTacatatgaataaaaatataattttgcacaagaatttttaaattttgattgaaTCTTTTAACTCTCGACCATTTATCTATTTTGGTTCTTTGACCATggcttttataaaaataaattacccatatttaattcttttaaattgtatataaattattttttaaataaaaaatttagaatactattactaatattttttattttaagtgaaCTTTAAAGTATCAAACACCACTATCCCTCAAATAAAGTTTAATCTATATGTTAGAATTCTAAACTTTAAGTGAAATGTCAAAGAATTTGAGGTTTTATTTTACTAACACAATACAATGTTATTTACACACAAGTCAAACAATTGAAACCCAGAAATTGGGATGATTAACACAAATTAAACAGAAAAATTTAAATGCTATAAGCAGGATATAAGTCCATCTCAAGACTATAAATATCATGTTGGTTAAGATTTTCAACATGAATGGAATCATAAGATGATTCACCTAATAAAtgttcagtttcttcttcactttTCTTATCATGATTCCATCTACTTCTCTCATTCAACTTTCTCAATCTTCCAAATTCATCTGCAACTTCTTTCATCGTTGGCCTTTTCGCGCCACTACTGCATAGACATTGCTTCGCGATCTCCGCAAATGCTTCAATCTCTTCCATTTCGTCTTCATTCGCAACTCCGAAACATACTAGTTGATCAAGATCATGACTTTCTATTGATGAAATAAAGTACTGAATAACGTTGCTCTTTTCTCCACTTCTTGCCATAAAATTCGGCTTTTCTCCTGTTAAAAGCTCGACAAGAACAACTCCGAAGCTATAGACATCGCTCTTTTCTGTTAAACAACCGGTCATAAGGTACTCAGGATCCAAATAACCGAATGTTCCTTTGATTTTCGAAGCCATATCAGAATCTCCTGGAGATATTAGCACTGAAGCTCCGAAATCGGATACTTTTGCAGTATAAGTATCATCTAATAGAATGTTTGATGTCTTGACATCTCCGTGAATGATCGGAGGGTCTGCTAAAGAATGCAGATAGTTAAGAGCAAGTGCAGTCTCTTCCGCGACGCGTAATCGGTTTTTCCAATTTGCTAAAGCTTGAGGCTTTTTGTGATGGATATGTTGGAAGAGTGTTCCATTTGAGATGAATTCATAAACCAATAATGGTACTTTTGTTTCCAAGCATAGGCCTAATATTTTCACCACATTTTTATGGTTAACCTGTGAAACAATCCCAATTTCTTGTTGATACTCTTCATTTATTTGAGCCTTGCTTATGTCTTTAGCCTTCTTTACAGCAATCTGTGTGCCATCTGCTAATATTCCTTTGTAAACGTAACCGAATCCACCTTCACCGAGAAGCTGACTTTCATCATAATTCTTGGTGGCTTTTACCAGTTCTGCTTCAGTGAAGATTCTGACTCTTTGATGCTTCAACAGCATGCCTCCATTTCGAAAAAAGTTGGTCTCTTTTCGACGCCTTTTGTACATTATCAATATGAGCATAGCAATGATCATTGTAAGCAATACTGCTCCCACAACTGCAAGAAACAAGGCTACAGATTCAGCAACTCTGTTCCAACATTAAGTGTATATTGCACAGATACGGAGATGTACACTCATATAAAAACTCAAGGAAGAGGAGATGAAAGATGAAGGTTGTATTCCTTTCATTCAATGCCAATGACTGTAAATACAGTGCTATATATGTACAGGTATTGGAAAAACTAGAGACACGCACACAAAAGATAAAGGTATTACAGCTGTACATCAAACGGTTATTTCTACACAAAtagacaaaaacaaaataagtagCAATTGTGTACATGAGCCATCTATACACCTAGCCAGCTGTTGGAGTGTCATTTGTATCAGCCCCCCTCAAACTAGGCATGTAGATATTCAACAGGCCTAGTTTGTTCTTGAGCGTTGTAAATTCTGGTAAGTGTTGAGCTTTGGTAAATAAGTCTGCAAGTTGTCATTTTGACCTGATAGGAAGTAAGTGAACAATATTTTGTTGCAGTTTTTCACGCACAATGTGATAATCAATGTCAATGTGCTTGGTTCTTTCGTGAAAAACACGGTTGTGCGCTATATGTAGTGCAGCTTGATTATCACAAAAAAGTATTGCTGGCCATGCATGTGGGATGATGAAGTCACGCAGCAGATAAATGAGCCATTGAAGCTCGCATACTGATGTGGCCATCGCCCTATATTCATCTTTCGATGAACTCCTTGAGCCGTAGACTACTTTTTCGACCTCCAAGAGATTAAGGAGTCCCCAAGGAACACGCAGAAGCAAGTTATTGATTTTCTGGTTTCGAGGCACGATGGCCAGTCAGCATCAGTGAATGCTCTAAGTTTAGTTTGCCCAGCTGCTGGGAAAAATAGGCCTTGCCCAGGTGAGTTTTTGAGGTATCTTAACACCCTGTGTGCCCTGTGTAGATCATCTTGAGTTGGGGTGTTTAGATGTTGGCTCAATTGGTGCACTATATAACAAATTTCTGGCCTTGAATGTGTGAGATACAATAGTTTCCCAATGAGTTGTCTGTAGGCAGGTATATCATGTAGTAGGACTGGTGTAGGTGCTGGTTTGAAGTTAGGGGTGGCTGGTGTTTGGACGGGTTTCGATCCCAAGAATCCCTGATCTTGTAACAGCTCAAGACAATATTTCCTTTGACTAAAGTGGATCCCTTTCGATGTTCTGGCAATTTCGAATCCCAAGAAATATTGCAAAGGGCCAAGGTCCTTAATTTTAAATAAGGCATGTAAATGAGATTTAACTGATTGTACCTCATCTTTGCAGTTGCTTGCCACCATTAGATCGTCTACATATGCCAAGACTGCTAGGAACTTTCCATTACTAGCTTTAATGAACAAGGATGGATCGGCGGTAGCTTGAGTGAAGTCATACTCCTTTAGTGCAGTGCTGAGCTTGTAATTCCACTGCCTCCCCGTCTGTCTTAACCCGTATAAGGATTTGTGGAGCCTGCAAACTAGGTTGGAGTGAGAATTAGGAACTAAACAGCCCTGTGGAACCTTCATGTATACCTCTTCACTAATTTCACCATGCAAGTACGCATTGTTGATGTCCAACTGTTCAAGGAACCAATTGTTCATGCTAGCAAGAGCTATAAATATTCTGATAGTGGTAATTTTCGCCACAGGGGCGAAAGTTTATGTGAAATCTATCCCAGCTTTCTGAGTAAAGCCCTTTGCCACTAAACGGGCTTTGTATCTCTCCACGGTACCATCCGCCCTGTGTTTGATTTTGAATATCCATCTGCATCCTATGGGCCACTTTCCTGTAGGTAATTGAGTGATAGACCAGGTATCATTTGCAGTTAAGGcgcttaattcggcttcaatAGCTTGTCGCCAATGAGGGGACTTGATAGCTTCTTCATAGGTTGATGGTTCTCTCTGACACGATATTTGAAGTGAGAAAATCCTTTTGCTGGTACTGAGGTTGTTATAAGAAATGTGCTTATTTAGGTCATGAGGCATTTTGGGAAGTGGTGCAGTTGTGATGGAATTTAGGAGATTATGGTGATAATCTTGTAGGTATTGTGGAGGGTGTCTGTGTCTGGTGGACCTTCTAGGCTGATTTGTATTGGGATTGTGGTGTGTTTCTTGAGTGGGATTGGTGTTTATGGGATCTGCAATGTCAGGCTGAATTGGATCTGTCTCATTAAGAGGCAATGTCTCTGGCAATCCAGGTATCAGAATCTCTGGGGAATCATTATCAATCAATTCACCGGATACATTTGGTAAGGGGAAGGATGGATTTGGTGGATATTCGTCTTGGTTATAGGGAAAAATTGTTTCGTGGAACTGGACATTTCGTGATACAAAAATTTTCCTGGTCTGCAAGTCCATCACTTTGAAACCCTTAGTGCCAGTTTGATACCCAATGAAGACACACTTGATTGCTCTTGGTGTTAATTTTGTCTTATCCCTGTTCAAAGTTGCGGCAAAGCAGAGGCATCCAAAGACTATTAACTCTTGCCAATTTGGGGGCTGATTGTGAAGTAAAGTGTATGGGATGCAATTTTTGGTTGCATTAGTTGGTAGCCTGTTGATCAAATGCACAGCATGAGAAGCTGCTAAGGGCCAAAAACTGTTTGGCATTTTGCTTTGAAACAGTAACGCTCGAGTGATGTTTAGAATATCCTGGTGCTTGCGCTCCACAACTCCATTTTACTGTGGAGTTTCAGGACAACTAGTTTGGTGTAGTATGCCAAATTTGCTATAGAACTCAGGCATGTTAAACTCTGCCCCGTTATCAGATCTGATAACCTTTATCTGCTTGTTGGATTGAGTTAAAGCATATTGATTGAATGTGTAAATTGCATCTCTTGTCTCAGACTTATACTTCATGAAATAAAGCCACACAAATCTGCTATGATCATCAATAACAGTAAGGAAATAATGCTTTTCATTGAATGAATGCTTTAAGGGTCCCCATATGTCCAAATGGATCAAATCAAAACAATTATCAGCTCTATTACAACTAAGATTGAAACTATTTCTTTTATGCTTAGCTAGGTGACAGACATCACAAGATGTGTGTTGAGGAAAATTAGCTAAGGAAGGAAGAAATTGTGACAATATGCCACTTCTTTGAATTGAAGGGTGCCCGAGCCTCATGTGCCAAAGAGTTGAAGTAGAAGCTACTCGTTTGGTGGAAGCAGTCAAATGCTTGGGAAATGGTTTGTCTAGGTGATAAAGCCCTCCTCTCAAGCTAGTAGAGCCAATCCTCTGGGAGTTCCCTAGATCCTGTATGACACAGTTTTGTGAGGTGAAGAATAGGCATAAATTTGAATGTTGAGTCAATTTACTACTGGATATGAGATTGTAGTTAAATTGAGGAACATATAAGGCATttattaatgtgaattttggatgtaATTTGACATGACCAATGTGAGAGACTATGACACTTTGGTTATTTGGAAGTTGTATTGAACAATTTGACACAGCTCTATATATGGTAAAAAATTTGAGATCACATACCACATGATCAGTGGCCCCCGTATCGATAATCCAACTATTTCTATGTATGAGTAATTGAGTGGATGAAGAAACTTTACCAGAATAAGGTGCATCTGTCTTGTAGTTGCTGTTTGCAGTGGCTATTTGGATGGGATTTCCACTTGATCCTGCTCCAGaatcattctttatttttggTAGTAAGTTGATCAGCTGGTCATACTGAGCTTTAGTGAAGCTGTATCCGCCTTGTTATGGACTGGACTCATGCTCATCTTCAAATTCAGTGAATTGATGGTGTTCACTATGATTCTGGTAATTAGACTGCACCTGATTCGCCCTGTTTTGCTTCGAGTTTGGTTTTGAATTTGTTCCCCTGTTCCTGTTGCCATAACCAGGGGGGAAGCCATGTTTGCGATAGCAAATGTCTTCAGAGTGGCCTTCCATATCACAATAAGTACATATGGGGAGATTGTTTGAGTTCCTCTTTTGGTTAAACCTGCTGTTGTTCTGCTGAAATTTTTGGTATTGTGGTTTTTGGGAACTGGTGTAATTTGCAGCAAAAGTTGTTGGCTCAGGATTTGAGAGCAAACGTTCTGATAATCGCTATTCAGGCCCCTCAAATAGGTAATGACTTGGTCAGAGTCAAGGTAGGATCTGAAATTACTAATGTCAGCACAAGAACAAGCAGGGGTGCAagagcactttggtaaaggtcTGTAGTTCAATAACTCATCCCATAATGTTTTCATTTGTGTATGATATTCAGAAATCGAGAGGTTACCTTGTTTGAACGATTGGATCTCCTTCTGGAGCTCAGAAATTCTGATGTTGTCACCTTGGGCAAATCGATCCCTAAGATCGTTCCAAACCGATTGTGCAGATTCGAACCATATAAGACTTTTACCGATTTGAGGAGAGACTGAATGCGCTATCCAGGAAAGAACCATGGTGTTGCACCTTTCCCAACTTCTGGCATCTGGATGGTCCCATCCACGAAGCCATATTTGTTCTTCGAGATCAAGGCTATCCTTAAAGACCTTGACCATTGATGGTAGTTGTCTCCAGTTAAAGGAGATGTGACGAGAACCAGCGCCAGATTCTCATTTGCCGGTAGGAAGTAAGGACTGGTCTGTGGAATGGCAGCCATTAACGCCAcagaaggaaaataaaataaaatttcagagtTTATGGAAACTCTCTGATACCATCATATAAAAACTCAAGGAAGAGGAGATGAAAGATGAAGGTTGTATTCCTTTCATTCAATGCCAATGACTGTAAATACAGTGCTATATATGTACAGGTATTGGAAAAACTAGAGACACGCACACAAAAGATAAAGGTATTACAGATGTACATCAAACGGTTATTTCTACACAAAcagacaaaaacaaaataagtacCAATTGTGTACACGAGCCATCTGTACACCTAGCTAGCTGTTGGAGTGTCATTTGTATCATACACagaaaatgttatttctaaagCATAAACGGATACAAACACGAAAAGCATAAATGCTACTAAAGAGGTAAAAAGGAATGTTCGTGCAACATAGATATCAATCAAGGTTAAACTCGCAACCCGATCacataaaatttttaaaaaaaaacatgaagatGAAGGGGATTAAACAGAACCTGCAGCAATAGCTGTGACTCGAAATCCTTGACAGCCAGATTTCCCATCTCCTCGCATCCCAATCGGGCATTTGCAAGTGTAACTCCCGATAATGTTCTTGCAACTACCCTGACATGGGTACTTGTTCGCCTCCTTACACTCATCTATGTCTGTCcagatgaaaaaaaaacaaattacatCTTGGAAAAGGAAGATCATCATGTAATTCTGTCGCAGTTTAATCGATTTGCGACGGAATTTCATAGCTCTCTGACGAAATTTTCCATCTAAatcattttttcttcttctagtAGTGTCTTACCTTGGCATCCTTGTGGGAGATAAGGATTTCCAGTGAATCCATCCTTGCAAACACATCGATATTCGTTGCCATTTTCGGAGTAGGAGCTATTAGTATTACTCCCACAGAAAGAATTCGAATTTGATTGAGCTTCCTCACATGTCTCCTCTCTAGCAACCCATTCAATGACAACATCAGACTTAATAAACTCTTGAGTTATCCTCGAAAAAGGCTGAGTCGAAAGCTGC
The window above is part of the Euphorbia lathyris chromosome 3, ddEupLath1.1, whole genome shotgun sequence genome. Proteins encoded here:
- the LOC136222626 gene encoding wall-associated receptor kinase 3-like; its protein translation is MLKTICIEEHGKESPSGFSEKSPVRKVPETPASAHINANAGTPSKEDGIPATMDRETIVMKYGYLSGDVENIDKSYVLNVQASSELVEKQELPFTKTSSLWQCIEKVSKLTINKPRSVSYCYLEALSELEMHGFDVKAMVARISNLLSVKIREEEVKNKKLEEEMQNSPCSIQISLEIGVSQENENGCFTISLASPTNHSNVLQFNPCEYAFIADQRTFNVSDLQLSTQPFSRITQEFIKSDVVIEWVAREETCEEAQSNSNSFCGSNTNSSYSENGNEYRCVCKDGFTGNPYLPQGCQDIDECKEANKYPCQGSCKNIIGSYTCKCPIGMRGDGKSGCQGFRVTAIAAVVGAVLLTMIIAMLILIMYKRRRKETNFFRNGGMLLKHQRVRIFTEAELVKATKNYDESQLLGEGGFGYVYKGILADGTQIAVKKAKDISKAQINEEYQQEIGIVSQVNHKNVVKILGLCLETKVPLLVYEFISNGTLFQHIHHKKPQALANWKNRLRVAEETALALNYLHSLADPPIIHGDVKTSNILLDDTYTAKVSDFGASVLISPGDSDMASKIKGTFGYLDPEYLMTGCLTEKSDVYSFGVVLVELLTGEKPNFMARSGEKSNVIQYFISSIESHDLDQLVCFGVANEDEMEEIEAFAEIAKQCLCSSGAKRPTMKEVADEFGRLRKLNERSRWNHDKKSEEETEHLLGESSYDSIHVENLNQHDIYSLEMDLYPAYSI